The following proteins are encoded in a genomic region of Vidua chalybeata isolate OUT-0048 chromosome 33 unlocalized genomic scaffold, bVidCha1 merged haplotype SUPER_33_unloc_1, whole genome shotgun sequence:
- the ILF3 gene encoding interleukin enhancer-binding factor 3 isoform X4, with product MRPMRIFVNDDRHVMAKHSAVYPTQEELEAVQNMVSHTERALKAVSDWIDEQEKVSGEQPETESMETAAEEENKEGGDQKATEQLTRTLRGVMRVGLVAKGLLLKGDLDLELVLLCKDKPTAKLLEKVADNLGVQLAAITEDKYEIIQSVGDAAIIIKNTKEPPLTLTIHLTSPVVREELEKQLAGETLSVTDSPDVLDRQKCLAALASLRHAKWFQARANGLKSCVIVIRVLRDLCTRVPTWAPLRGWPLELLCEKSIGTANRPMGAGEALRRVLECLASGIVMPDGSGIYDPCEKEATDAIGHLDRQQREDITQSAQHALRLAAFGQLHKVLGMDPLPSKMPKKPKNENPVDYTVQIPPSTTYAVTPMKRPMEEDGEEKSPSKKKKKIQKKEEKLEPPQAMNALMKLNQLKPGLQYKLVSQTGPVHAPIFTMSVEIDGSTFEASGPSKKTAKLHVAVKVLQDMGLPTGVEGKDSGKGDESAEETETKPVVVAPPPVVETVSTPTAASPPSDQTPENVKQQGPILTKHGKNPVMELNEKRRGLKYELISETGGSHDKRFVMEVEVDGQKFQGAGSNKKVAKAYAALAALEKLFPDAPVAIEQNKKKRAPVPARGGPKFPVKHNPGFGMGGGPMHNEAPPPPNMRGRGRGGNMRGRGRGRGGFGGNHGGYMNTGAGYGSYGYGGNSATAGYSQFYSNGGHSNSGGGGGGSSGYGSYYQGGDGYTAPAPPKHGGKKQQHGGGQKASYGSGYATHQGQQSYGQGQYGGYGPGQGKQKGYGHGQGGYSYSNSYNSPGGSSDYNYESKYSYSGNSGRGGGGNNYSGGGSYNSGSHGGYGGSGGGGSSYQGKAGGYSSQSNYNSPGSQNYSGPPSSYQASQGGYGRNEHSMSYQYR from the exons atg CGCCCAATGCGGATCTTTGTGAACGACGACCGGCACGTGATGGCCAAGCACTCGGCCGTGTACCCCAcgcaggaggagctggaggccGTGCAGAACATGGTGTCCCACACGGAGCGGGCGCTCAAAGCCGTCTCCGACTGGATTGACGAGCAGGAAAAAGTCAGCGGGGAGCAGCCAGAGACGGAGTCCATGGAGACGGCAGCCGAGGAGGAGAACAAGGAAGGAGG GGATCAGAAAGCCACGGAGCAGCTGACGAGGACCCTGCGGGGCGTGATGCGCGTGGGGCTCGTGGCCAAAGGCCTCCTGCTGAAGGGGGACCTGGACCTGGAGCTGGTCCTGCTGTGCAAAGACAAACCCACGGCCAAGCTCCTGGAGAAAGTCGCCGATAACCTGGGAGTGCAGCTCGCG GCGATCACCGAGGACAAGTACGAGATCATCCAGTCTGTGGGAGACGCCGCCATCATCATCAAGAACACCAAGGAGCCCCCGCTGACCCTGACCATCCACCTGACGTCGCCCGTGgtcagggaggagctggagaagcagctggcCGGAG AAACGCTCTCAGTCACCGACTCCCCGGACGTTCTGGACAGGCAGAAATGCCTTGCTGCCTTGGCGTCTCTGCGCCACGCCAAGTGGTTCCAG GCCAGGGCCAACGGGCTGAAGTCGTGCGTCATCGTGATCCGGGTGCTGCGGGACCTCTGCACGCGCGTTCCCACCTGGGCCCCGCTCAGAGGATGG cctctggagctgctgtgtgagAAGTCCATCGGGACGGCGAACCGGCCGATGGGCGCGGGCGAGGCGCTGCGCCGCGTGCTGGAGTGCCTGGCCTCGGGCATCGTCATGCCAG ATGGTTCTGGTATTTATGACCCTTGTGAAAAAGAAGCCACTGATGCTATTGGGCATCTAGACAGACAACAAAGGGAAGATATCACACAGAGTGCTCAG cacgCGCTGCGGCTCGCCGCCTTCGGCCAGCTCCACAAGGTCCTGGGCATGGATCCCCTGCCCTCCAAAATGCCCAAGAAACCAAAGAACGAGAACCCAGTCGATTATACTG TTCAGATCCCGCCCAGCACCACGTACGCCGTGACCCCCATGAAGCGGCCGATGGAGGAGGACGGGGAGGAGAAATCCcccagcaaaaagaaaaagaagattcaGAAAAAAG aggaaaagctggagcCTCCACAGGCCATGAACGCGCTGATGAAGCTGAACCAGCTCAAACCAGGGCTCCAGTACAAACTGGTGTCCCAGACCGGCCCCGTGCACGCTCCCATCTTCACCATGTCCGTGGAGATCGACGGCAGCACCTTCGAGGCCTCGGGGCCCTCCAAGAAAACGGCGAAGCTTCATGTGGCTGTGAAg gtgctgcaggacaTGGGATTGCCCACCGGAGTGGAAGGCAAGGACTCCGGGAAGGGCGACGAGTCGGCGGAGGAGACGGAGACGAAGCCGGTGGTCGTGGCTCCTCCGCCCGTCGTGGAAACGGTGTCGACGCCCACGGCAGCCTCGCCCCCCTCGGATCAGACCCCTGAG AACGTGAAGCAGCAGGGACCAATCCTGACAAAGCACGGGAAGAACCCGGTGATGGAGCTGAACGAGAAGCGTCGCGGGCTCAAGTATGAGCTGATCTCAGAGACGGGCGGCAGCCACGACAAGCGCTTTGTCATggag GTGGAGGTGGACGGGCAGAAGTTCCAAGGCGCTGGCTCAAACAAGAAGGTGGCCAAAGCCTATGCGGCGCTGGCCGCGCTGGAGAAGCTGTTCCCAGATGCTCCCGTTGCCATTGAgcagaacaagaagaaaagagcCCCTGTTCCAGCCAGGGGCGGCCCCAAATTCCCAGTCAAA CACAACCCGGGCTTCGGCATGGGGGGGGGCCCCATGCACAACGaggcccccccaccccccaacatgcggggccgcggccggggcgGCAACATGCGGGGCCGCGGGAGAGGCCGGGGCGGCTTCGGCGGCAACCACGGCGGCTACATGAACACAG gggctgggtACGGGAGCTACGGCTACGGAGGGAATTCCGCCACTGCTGGCTACA GCCAGTTCTACAGCAACGGTGGCCACTCCAActcggggggcggcggcggcggctcctcgGGCTACGGCTCCTACTACCAGGGCGGGGACGGCTACACGGCCCCCGCGCCGCCCAAGCACGGCggcaagaagcagcagcacgGCGGCGGCCAGAAGGCCTCGTACGGCTCCGGCTACGCCACCCACCAGGGCCAGCAGTCCTACGGGCAGGGCCAGTACGGCGGCTACGGCCCCGGGCAGGGCAAGCAGAAGGGCTACGGCCACGGCCAGGGCGGCTACTCCTACTCCAACTCCTACAACTCGCCCGGCGGCAGCTCCGACTACAACTACGAGAGCAAATACA gttACAGCGGCAAcagcggccgcggcggcggcggcaaCAACTACTCCGGGGGCGGCTCCTACAACTCGGGCTCCCACGGGGGCTACGGGGGCTCCGGGGGCGGGGGCTCCTCGTACCAAGGTAAGGCAG GCGGATACTCCTCCCAGTCCAACTACAACTCCCCGGGTTCCCAGAACTACAGCGGCCCCCCCAGCTCCTACCAGGCGTCCCAGGGCGGATACGGCAGGAACGAGCACAGCATGAGTTACCAGTACAGATAA